Proteins encoded in a region of the Candidozyma auris chromosome 7, complete sequence genome:
- the ILV6 gene encoding acetolactate synthase regulatory subunit, whose protein sequence is MKAAFRPGIPARWLQTRHKVSSSSTSALAYKTLHRNSKRPPLPTFDTPNWSADAAVSSILYETPFPSKAPRKQHVLNCLVQNEPGVLSSVSGHLAARGFNIDSLVVCNTEVKDLSRMTIVLGGQDAVVEQARRQIEDLVPVYAVLDYTNAEIVKRELLLARISLLGPEYFQELIAAHNSHTSDGSAVPDLSAAESEFHPSNLPPSEALRQKHTHLQNISVITEKFGGRVVDISDRNCIVELSAKPSRISSFIQLLQPFGILEIARSGMMALPRTPLDHSHLEEESVDANDIVDASQLPPG, encoded by the coding sequence ATGAAAGCAGCATTTCGCCCTGGGATCCCCGCCAGGTGGCTCCAGACAAGGCACAAGGTGCTGTCCTCGTCTACGTCGGCATTGGCGTACAAGACTTTGCACAGAAACCTGAAGAGACCTCCCTTGCCCACGTTCGATACCCCAAACTGGTCAGCGGACGCTGCTGTGTCGTCGATTTTGTACGAGACTCCCTTCCCAAGCAAAGCTCCTAGAAAGCAGCACGTGCTCAACTGCTTGGTGCAAAACGAACCGGGTGTTTTGTCCTCGGTGTCGGGACATTTAGCTGCTAGAGGCTTCAATATTGACTCATTGGTGGTGTGTAACACTGAAGTGAAGGATTTGTCGAGAATGACAATCGTGTTAGGCGGGCAAGATGCCGTTGTGGAACAGGCCAGAAGACAGATTGAGGACTTGGTGCCAGTTTACGCTGTGTTGGACTACACCAATGCGGAAATCGTCAAGAGGGAGTTGCTTTTGGCGAGAATCTCGCTTTTGGGCCCCGAGTATTTCCAGGAGTTGATTGCCGCCCACAACTCCCACACTTCCGACGGCTCTGCTGTGCCTGATTTGAGCGCCGCTGAGTCTGAGTTCCACCCCAGCAACTTGCCTCCTTCGGAGGCATTGAGACAGAAACACACACACTTGCAGAACATTTCTGTGATCACGGAAAAGTTCGGTGGCCGTGTCGTGGACATTTCCGACAGAAACTGTATTGTGGAGTTGAGCGCCAAGCCTTCGAGAATCAGCTCGTTTATCCAAttgttgcagccattcgGTATTTTGGAGATCGCCAGGTCTGGTATGATGGCTTTGCCAAGAACCCCCTTGGACCACAGCCatttggaagaggagaGTGTTGACGCCAACGACATTGTGGACGCCTCGCAGTTGCCTCCAGGTTGA
- the ZCF27 gene encoding Zcf27p, translated as MSKNSKDITTPSSSHVANKTPTPQASITGAPFPAININAGQPYPNQPYPNHQSNQPLAEGYWAYPGYEPSDPQFPAQTQHSNHPQSHPQSHPQSLPHSHPHTHPQNHSQFPNQVPYASMGYYQSLQSIPGQPGSAVSSSQPISGQHVAAQPVQNSPGQIQPRLVSAHPRKRSSTACDTCRQKKSKCDNVRPRCGACVRAGNMNCRYRSDYPGSDYSSYDPASLTIISKLDTVLRHLKNKGDGSDRGSASSSTHLQHCVWDMSLMSMFRWRSVQRVLGISDSDHANWTRRLLLKHDKSPELGLPRSFPKRFDTCNALEDLLRQYISSFTNSFFLHAHTKVPCLDIVTLLESIEIYTLMQRANPKTTFISMLEDYAGNPVPQSYKDTLLTLGIEDSAVRRRAFKDCCESVPLILVVCAVGIIACPVKLDNHQRFDTSLEESKSVESCGIDFSKLPSSIPRNRRLLSRCFIEYALIVSSVYPSSLKRNTLVSVMFHILLNQYYLYNMDPLSAHRAIVTASTDMMYYLEKENTRSSSSEKLKYFFAEKRSVVDRLFWTCLKLECELRAELSPHVPLSGITQIVPPSPFLKIPDPVSIDEHLPDSGNLANKYDDKNSWYFFLTEVAVRKVDNKLFDELYSVDAVSDNLWDSEAFIEKDIWKLQIKYLKQYDAIVTSLSPRIRSFVLSEVDTNEIHASMKRRAIKKRNAQEAFDPDILDNLDEFFIDEDLLLRAQSESIMFIKTRFLASKIALFRPINYLILEDKVSLGELLEAAAAVLKHLKTESAHKEMAMHNSPLYSASTASANNDSLQPDSSSSSSQFANNFMDGEEAYIEAIKAPDPNRSNSSEDTFNDIVEYDHLKDENHPDFLIVKDYVAARRRVLQSFVKNLVTIPKGNIPKIGSHRHSGAWYYVRQLVLGNLSLFMLYKKVQQAIQMLVQNNAFAAGDEVMEALNLVFNRESIKGSLEYTMLMLNYWKEESNDCDIYIEQIQLCLDAL; from the coding sequence ATGAGTAAGAACTCGAAGGACATCACCACGCCTTCTTCGTCCCATGTCGCCAACAAAACTCCTACTCCCCAGGCTTCCATCACCGGTGCGCCGTTTCCcgccatcaacatcaacgcCGGCCAGCCGTACCCAAACCAGCCGTACCCAAACCACCAGCTGAACCAGCCGTTAGCAGAAGGCTACTGGGCGTATCCCGGCTACGAGCCTTCGGATCCTCAGTTTCCGGCCCAGACCCAGCATCTGAATCACCCTCAGAGTCATCCTCAGAGTCATCCTCAGAGTCTCCCTCATAGTCACCCGCATACTCACCCTCAGAACCATAGTCAATTCCCCAACCAAGTCCCTTATGCCTCCATGGGCTACTACCAGAGCCTACAGTCCATTCCTGGGCAGCCAGGGCTGGCTGTTTCCTCGAGTCAACCTATTTCTGGTCAGCATGTTGCTGCCCAGCCTGTGCAGAATTCGCCTGGCCAGATACAACCTCGCTTGGTCTCTGCTCATCCCAGGAAACGCTCTCTGACCGCTTGCGATACTTGTAGacagaagaaatcaaagtgTGACAACGTCAGGCCCCGCTGTGGCGCCTGTGTGCGTGCTGGCAACATGAACTGCCGCTACAGATCCGATTATCCCGGCTCAGACTACTCTCTGTACGACCCAGCGCTGCTCACGATCATTCTGAAGCTCGATACCGTTTTGCGGCATCTCAAGAATAAAGGTGACGGCTCAGACCGTGGATCTGCCAGTCTGCTGACTCACTTACAGCATTGCGTCTGGGACATGCTGTTGATGAGCATGTTTAGGTGGAGGTCTGTGCAGCGGGTGTTGGGCATCTCTGACTCTGACCATGCGAACTGGACGAGAAGGCTCCTTTTGAAACACGATAAGTCTCCCGAGTTGGGCCTCCCGAGATCCTTCCCCAAACGGTTCGACACTTGTAACGCATTGGAGGATCTTCTAAGACAGTacatctcttccttcaccaactcgtTTTTTCTCCATGCCCACACGAAAGTGCCCTGTCTTGACATTGTCACTTTGCTCGAAAGCATCGAGATCTACACCCTCATGCAACGAGCCAACCCAAAAACCACTTTTATCAGCATGCTCGAGGACTACGCGGGAAACCCTGTTCCGCAATCATATAAAGACACTCTTCTCACGCTTGGAATAGAGGATCTGGCCGTCAGGCGCCGTGCGTTCAAAGACTGCTGTGAATCTGTCCCGTTGATCTTGGTGGTTTGTGCTGTGGGCATCATAGCTTGTCCAGTGAAGCTCGATAATCATCAGCGGTTCGACACTTCCTTGGAGGAGAGTAAATCCGTGGAATCTTGTGGGATCGATTTCTCCAAATTACCGTCATCTATTCCGAGAAATCGCCGCTTGTTGAGCCGCTGTTTTATAGAATATGCCTTGATTGTATCTTCTGTGTACCCCTCGAGCTTAAAGAGAAATACCCTTGTTTCGGTCATGTTCCACATTCTACTCAACCAATATTATTTGTACAACATGGATCCTCTTAGCGCTCACAGGGCCATCGTCACAGCCAGCACCGACATGATGTACTATTTAGAGAAGGAAAACACAAGGCTGTCTTCGAGTGAAAAGCTCAAGTATTTCTTTGCAGAGAAACGATCTGTGGTTGACAGGTTGTTCTGGACCTGCTTGAAGCTTGAATGTGAACTCAGGGCAGAGTTGAGTCCTCACGTTCCTTTGTCTGGTATCACTCAGATAGTGCCGCCATCGCCGTTCCTCAAAATCCCTGATCCGGTGCTGATCGATGAGCATCTTCCAGACAGTGGCAATCTTGCCAACAAGTATGATGACAAGAACTCGTGGTACTTCTTTTTAACTGAGGTGGCTGTGAGAAAAGTCGACAATAAATTGTTTGACGAGCTATACTCTGTGGATGCTGTAAGCGACAACTTGTGGGATCTGGAAGCCttcattgagaaagatATTTGGAAACTTCAAATTAAGTATTTGAAGCAGTACGATGCAATTGTCACGTCGTTATCGCCTCGTATCAGAAGCTTCGTTTTGCTGGAGGTTGATACCAATGAAATTCATGCCAGCATGAAGAGGCGAGctatcaagaagagaaacgCCCAGGAGGCGTTTGATCCGGACATTTTGGACAATCTTGACGAATTCTTCATTGACGAAGATTTATTGCTTCGAGCACAATCGGAGTCGATCATGTTCATTAAGACACGATTTCTTGCTTCCAAGATCGCTCTCTTTCGCCCTATTAATTACttgattcttgaagatAAAGTACTGCttggagagcttcttgaagctgctgctgctgtctTGAAGCACCTTAAAACAGAGTCGGCTCACAAGGAGATGGCTATGCATAACTCGCCGTTGTATTCGGCATCGACAGCGTCTGCAAACAACGACAGCTTGCAACCAGACAGCTCGAGCAgctcttctcaatttgcCAACAACTTTATGGACGGTGAAGAGGCGTATATCGAGGCCATAAAGGCGCCTGACCCAAATCGAAGCAACTCCAGTGAAGACACGTTCAACGATATTGTTGAGTATGACCACCTTAAAGACGAGAATCACCCAGATTTCCTCATTGTCAAGGACTATGTTGCTGCAAGGAGACGGGTGCTTCAGTCATTTGTGAAAAATTTAGTCACCATCCCCAAAGGTAATATCCCCAAGATCGGTCTGCACCGCCACTCAGGAGCCTGGTATTACGTTCGACAGCTTGTGTTGGGCAACTTATCTCTTTTCATGCTATACAAGAAAGTGCAGCAGGCAATCCAGATGCTTGTTCAGAACAATGCCTTTGCTGCCGGCGATGAGGTCATGGAGGCCCTCAATCTTGTTTTTAATCGTGAACTGATCAAAGGTCTGTTGGAATACACCATGCTCATGTTGAACTActggaaagaagagagcaaTGATTGCGACATCTACATTGAGCAAATCCAGCTCTGTCTTGATGCGCTCTAG